The following proteins are encoded in a genomic region of Coffea eugenioides isolate CCC68of chromosome 6, Ceug_1.0, whole genome shotgun sequence:
- the LOC113776393 gene encoding vacuolar cation/proton exchanger 3-like translates to MASNAETWLLENGNLKCLSKEMRHGVRTAHNMSSSSLRKKSEIALVSKVPYRFVRDFLANLQEVILGTKLSVLFLAIPFAIAAQCNHFGRPWVFALSLLGLTPLAERVSFLTEQIAMYTGPTVGGLLNATCGNATELIIAILALVQHKVDVVKYSLLGSVLSNLLLVLGTSLFCGGLANVTKEQKFDRKQSDVNSMLLLLGLLCHLLPLMLKYSRNSSDVFALETTVVSLSRVSCILMLIAYLAYLVFQLWTHRQFFEAQEDEDEDGDGIAEETPVIGFWSGFAWLAGMTGVIALLSEYVVATIEAASDTWGLSVSFISLILLPIVGNAAEHAGAIIFAFKNKLDISLGVALGSASQISMFVLPLTVIVAWIIGINMDLDFNLLETGSLALSIIITAFALQDGTSHYMKGLVLLLCYVVIGACFFVSRSPPNQDPANVVDFGMKSSAHGILRV, encoded by the exons ATGGCTTCGAACGCAGAAACATGGCTGTTGGAGAATGGAAACCTGAAGTGCTTGAGCAAGGAGATGAGGCATGGTGTCCGGACAGCCCATAACATGTCATCATCCTCTTTGCGCAAGAAATCTGAAATTGCCCTAGTCTCAAAAGTGCCTTACCGTTTCGTTAGAGACTTTCTGGCTAATCTTCAAGAAGTCATTCTCGGAACAAAGCTTTCTGTCCTCTTTCTTGCAATTCCATTTGCAATCGCCGCTCAATGCAACCACTTCGGAAGA CCGTGGGTTTTTGCGTTGAGCTTGCTTGGACTCACTCCGCTCGCAGAACGCGTCAGCTTCCTCACAGA ACAAATAGCAATGTATACCGGACCAACAG TTGGGGGGCTCCTAAATGCAACCTGTGGAAATGCAACGGAGCTGATCATAGCAATACTGGCACTGGTCCAGCACAAAGTAGACGTGGTGAAGTACTCTCTCTTGGGTTCTGTGCTTTCCAACCTCCTCCTGGTGCTCGGAACCTCTCTTTTCTGCGGTGGCCTCGCCAACGTCACCAAGGAACAAAAGTTTGACAGG AAACAAAGTGATGTGAACTCCATGCTGCTGTTGCTGGGACTGTTATGCCACCTGCTGCCCCTCATGCTTAAATACTCCCGGAATTCATCGGATGTTTTCGCCTTGGAGACAACCGTTGTCTCTTTGTCGAGAGTTAGTTGCATTTTGATGCTCATCGCCTACTTGGCCTATCTTGTTTTCCAGTTATGGACCCATAGACAATTTTTCGAGGCACAAGAG GATGAAGACGAAGACGGTGACGGAATTGCAGAGGAAACACCAGTGATTGGATTTTGGAGCGGATTTGCTTGGTTGGCAGGCATGACTGGTGTCATTGCTTTACTATCCGAGTATGTTGTGGCCACAATCGAG GCTGCATCCGACACCTGGGGTCTCTCTGTCAGCTTCATCAGTCTAATTTTGCTACCAATTGTTGGAAACGCAGCAGAACACGCCGGAGCCATCATATTTGCTTTCAAGAATAAACTG GATATCTCTTTGGGGGTCGCTCTAGGTTCGGCATCTCAGATTTCCATGTTTGTG CTTCCCTTGACTGTGATTGTTGCTTGGATTATCGGCATCAACATGGATCTTGACTTCAATCTCCTCGAAACCGGTTCTCTTGCTCTATCCATAATTATCACGGCCTTCGCTCTGCAG GACGGGACATCTCACTACATGAAAGGATTGGTACTTCTCTTGTGTTACGTGGTTATTGGAGCGTGCTTTTTTGTTTCCAGATCCCCACCCA ACCAAGACCCAGCAAATGTTGTCGACTTCGGTATGAAATCATCTGCCCATGGAATCTTGAGAGTTTGA
- the LOC113776502 gene encoding probable envelope ADP,ATP carrier protein, chloroplastic: MKKSQVSLSCREIPALKSSNVPISSSIVEPEFYLLQTNRSSHAGTSTRLRGNVSNFASLSMEEKKEEREFYPTSNQLLKRPLALLALVPKDAALFAAGAIAGAAAKTVTAPLDRIKLLMQTHGVRVGQEGVRKGIGFIEAITLIGKEEGIKGYWKGNLPQVIRIIPYSAVQLFAYETYKKLFSGKDGTLSVIGRLAAGACAGMTSTFVTYPLDVLRLRLAVEPGYKTMTQVAFNMLKEEGVASFYSGLGPSLIGIAPYIAVNFCVFDLVKKALPEEYQKRTETSLITGLISATVATVMCYPLDTVRRQLQMRGTPYKTVLDAFPGILERDGLVGLYRGFVPNALKTLPNSSIRLTTFDTVKRLIVASEKELQKIILENRNKEGQSTSEGTVR; encoded by the exons ATGAAAAAAAGCCAGGTCTCCTTGAGCTGCCGAGAAATTCCAGCTCTCAAATCATCAAATGTCCCCATCAGTTCTTCAATCGTCGAACCAGAATTTTACCTACTGCAAACCAACCGCTCTAGTCATGCTGGTACCAGCACGAGGCTTCGTGGCAATGTCTCTAATTTTGCATCACTATCGatggaggaaaagaaagaggagagaGAATTCTATCCGACGTCGAATCAGTTACTGAAGCGTCCCTTGGCCTTGCTGGCCTTGGTTCCTAAGGACGCCGCGCTTTTCGCTGCAGGGGCTATTGCTGGCGCCGCTGCCAAGACCGTTACGGCGCCACTCGACCGCATTAAGCTCCTTATGCAG ACTCACGGAGTAAGAGTTGGGCAAGAAGGTGTTAGAAAGGGTATTGGATTTATTGAG GCAATAAcattgattggaaaggaagaaggGATCAAAGGGTACTGGAAAGGCAACCTTCCTCAG GTGATACGGATTATACCTTACAGTGCAGTGCAGCTGTTTGCTTATgaaacctacaag AAACTATTTAGTGGAAAGGATGGGACGCTTTCTGTTATTGGAAGACTAGCAGCAGGTGCTTGTGCTGGCATGACATCAACTTTT GTTACATATCCGTTAGATGTCCTTAGGCTGAGACTAGCTGTTGAACCAGGGTATAAAACTATGACACAG GTTGCCTTCAATATGTTGAAAGAGGAAGGAGTTGCATCATTTTATAGTGGTCTAGGACCTTCCCTTATTGGAATAGCACCTTATATTGCAGTAAACTTTTGTGTGTTTGACTT GGTGAAGAAAGCTCTTCCCGAAGAGTATCAGAAAAGAACTGAAACATCCCTAATAACGGGTCTAATATCAGCCACTGTTGCTACTGTCATGTGTTATCCCCTGGACACTGTCAGAAGACAACTGCAAATGAGAGGCACACCTTACAAGACAGTTTTGGATGCCTTTCCAG GTATTCTGGAACGTGATGGGCTAGTTGGATTGTATAGGGGTTTTGTGCCCAATGCATTGAAAACACTACCTAATAGCAG CATACGGCTTACCACCTTTGACACTGTTAAGCGTTTAATTGTAGCGAGTGAAAAAGAGCTTCAAAAGATTATACTGGAGAATCGCAACAAAGAAGGACAGAGTACTAGTGAGGGCACAGTTAGATAA
- the LOC113773034 gene encoding protein root UVB sensitive 5, producing MSSRSLHLSLPKVRSESWQRSFPLRPRVKLHPNLQILCTSPHSDIRGGRPDEDQESEPPRRKDRRGQRNVILVERYGNGTSKRYILDDDSGIRTFIEEQVSQSNGSHGSQTSDMELPWLPQIVKDFWLPTGFPGSVSDDYLAYMLLQFPTNVTGWICHTFVTSSLLKAVGVGSFSGTTAAASAAAIRWVSKDGIGAVGRLFVGGRFGSLFDDDPKQWRMYADFIGSAGSIFDLTTELYPAYFLPLASLGNLAKAVARGLKDPSFRVIQNHFAIAGNLGEIAAKEEVWEVAAELLGLAIGILALDTPGFSSSYSSLTLTWLSVRVLHLWLRYQSLSALQFNTINLKRACILVNSHVVHSTIPGFRECNRMENILVWQKFSKPRLRFGASLEELVGGERCSSMVRFLLKLYAKEKHILVVNQMQLRELEVFITFKEGATSLSVLRSVWQAYWLYQNWGWSNNVQDQVEQSLSKLEERFDDFMEQLESSGWDPSQLNLKVPKEISIEEPAAV from the exons ATGTCATCTCGGTCTCTGCATCTATCCTTGCCGAAAGTTAGGTCTGAATCGTGGCAGCGTTCCTTTCCCCTACGTCCCCGAGTTAAACTGCATCCCAATCTTCAGATCCTCTGCACTTCCCCGCATTCAGATATCCGTGGAGGCCGACCAGATGAGGACCAAGAATCTGAGCCTCCCAG GAGGAAGGATAGAAGAGGCCAGAGAAATGTGATTCTGGTTGAAAGATACGGGAACGGGACTTCCAAGAG GTACATTTTAGACGATGACTCAGGAATTAGGACATTTATTGAGGAACAAGTCTCTCAGAGTAATGGATCCCATGGTTCACAAACCTCTGACATGGAATTACCTTGGCTTCCCCAGATTGTCAAAGATTTTTGGCTTCCTACTGGGTTTCCCG GATCAGTTTCAGATGACTATTTAGCCTACATGTTGCTACAGTTCCCTACCAATGTCACTGGGTGGATCTGTCACACGTTTGTCACTTCAAGTCTCCTAAAG GCTGTTGGAGTGGGTTCCTTCTCAGGAACTACTGCAGCTGCTTCTGCTGCTGCCATCAG ATGGGTATCAAAGGATGGCATTGGTGCTGTAGGGCGCTTATTTGTTG GTGGTAGGTTTGGTAGTCTTTTTGATGATGACCCTAAACAGTGGCGCATGTATGCAGACTTCATTGGAAGTGCAGGAAG TATATTTGATCTCACAACTGAATTATATCCTGCTTACTTCTTGCCACTGGCTTCACTTGGAAATCTAGCTAAG GCTGTTGCCAGGGGACTTAAAGATCCTTCTTTCAGGGTGATACAAAATCACTTTGCAATCGCAGGAAATCTTGGTGAGATCGCAGCCAAG GAGGAAGTATGGGAAGTGGCTGCGGAGCTGCTCGGTCTTGCTATTGGTATACTTGCCCTG GATACACCGGGTTTTTCATCGTCATATTCCTCATTGACTTTAACATGGCTGAGTGTGCGGGTTCTGCATCTTTGGTTACGCTATCAGTCTCTCTCGGCCCTGCAATTCAATACA ATAAACCTTAAACGTGCTTGTATACTAGTAAACTCACATGTTGTGCACTCTACCATTCCAG GATTTCGTGAATGCAATAGGATGGAGAATATCTTAGTGTGGCAAAAGTTCTCAAAACCACGTCTCCGATTTGGTGCGTCTTTGGAAGAGTTGGTTGGCGGTGAGAGATGCAGCTCCATG GTGAGATTTCTTCTTAAATTGTACGCAAAGGAGAAACACATTCTTGTGGTGAACCAAATGCAGTTAAGAGAATTAGAAGTCTTCATTACCTTCAAG GAGGGAGCAACAAGTTTATCAGTGCTGCGGAGTGTGTGGCAGGCCTACTGGCTTTATCAGAATTGGGGCTGGTCAAATAATGTGCAAGACCAAGTGGAACAAAGCTTAAGTAAGCTGGAGGAAAGGTTTGATGATTTTATGGAACAACTGGAGAGCTCGGGATGGGATCCAAGCCAATTAAACTTGAAGGTCCCTAAAGAAATATCTATCGAGGAACCTGCTGCTGTCTAA
- the LOC113772836 gene encoding LOW QUALITY PROTEIN: dehydrodolichyl diphosphate synthase 2-like (The sequence of the model RefSeq protein was modified relative to this genomic sequence to represent the inferred CDS: inserted 2 bases in 1 codon), which yields MRENKIKRKVAPLPRDSSLCTSEAAPPPLYASVGNATATEAALPPTASLPQGLLRELMPNLLAVIMDGNRRWARMGGLPVCLGHEAGVRALRGLVELCCKWGIKVLTAFAFSADNWFRPQAEVDFLMGLFEKGLKDDLKVLLLREDIRNSVIGDTSKLPRNLDESIAHVEKTTMNNPRLHVVVAVNYSGKHDVVQACRRISQKVKDGLIVPEDIDEVLVEQDLEXCAEFPCPDLLIRTSGELRISNFLLWQLAYTELFFAESYWPDFGEVEFIEALSSFQQRQRRYGGQII from the exons ATgagggaaaacaaaataaaaaggaaagtaG CTCCTCTCCCACGGGACTCCTCACTCTGCACCTCCGAAGCTGCTCCGCCGCCCTTATATGCCTCTGTAGGAAATGCTACCGCTACCGAAGCTGCTCTGCCGCCCACTGCTTCCCTCCCTCAGGGACTCCTCAGAGAGTTGATGCCCAACCTCTTGGCGGTCATCATGGACGGGAACCGGAGATGGGCCAGGATGGGAGGGTTGCCCGTCTGCTTGGGTCACGAAGCGGGTGTTCGGGCACTCAGAGGGCTTGTGGAGCTCTGCTGCAAATGGGGGATTAAGGTTCTTACCGCTTTCGCCTTCTCAGCCGATAATTGGTTTCGACCCCAA GCGGAGGTTGATTTCTTGATGGGCTTGTTTGAGAAGGGATTGAAAGATGACTTGAAAGTTCTTCTTCTGAG AGAGGATATTCGAAATTCTGTGATTGGAGATACTTCTAAGCTTCCAAGGAATTTAGATGAATCCATAGCACATGTGGAGAAAACCACAATGAATAATCCAAGACTACATGTTGTTGTGGCAGTAAATTATAGTGGAAAGCATGATGTAGTGCAAGCTTGTAGGAGGATATCTCAAAAGGTAAAGGATGGTCTGATTGTACCTGAAGATATTGATGAGGTTCTAGTCGAGCAAGACTTAGA ATGTGCAGAGTTTCCTTGCCCTGATCTACTTATACGAACTAGTGGTGAGCTTAGGATTAGTAATTTCTTGCTGTGGCAGTTGGCCTATACTGAACTTTTTTTCGCAGAATCATATTGGCCTGATTTTGGAGAAGTAGAGTTTATTGAAGCTCTATCTTCTTTTCAACAAAGACAGAGGCGATATGGTGGACAGATTATCTAA